The following proteins are co-located in the Meleagris gallopavo isolate NT-WF06-2002-E0010 breed Aviagen turkey brand Nicholas breeding stock chromosome 13, Turkey_5.1, whole genome shotgun sequence genome:
- the ZNF536 gene encoding zinc finger protein 536: MKDCPYCGKTFRTSHHLKVHLRIHTGEKPYKCPHCDYAGTQSASLKYHLERHHRERQNGAGPLSGQAASQEHKEETSSKSSVFIRPDILRGAFKGLPGIDFRSGMVSQQWASGMLSSGDQQGQAAGMSSEVSSENMKGSDISSKGTHFSELGRAYQNMVGNGVNFQGSLQAFMDSFVLSSLKKEKEMKDKALSDPLSAKALGSDGGEEKISSKSSQRKTEKSQYEPLDLSVRPDAASLPGSSVTVQDNIAWHGCLFCSFTTSSMELMALHLQANHLGKAKRKDSIIGNNKEQSREASASVNKVSLLSASVQSSKEAVVSNMLSQLDSASEKMTQGQNKETLGEQKSAAWPSHMESTFCNFTTDFYKQFGVYPGVIGTGTQNSCTSNESEIKPQSEDDPNILLSDSVNKSATDDLSDIASSEDMESSKEENIEDEDIETEPDIMNKQLSALNKESSEGGDNIQSAVTSQPAQGLVSPLPQASEKQWHSQNLLSSHETAQGVMKPEQVQGPQVLEKQMNMLSVLRAYSSDGLAAFNGLASSTATSGCIKRPDLCGKF, from the exons ATGAAAGACTGCCCATATTGTGGAAAAACATTCAGAACATCACATCACTTAAAGGTCCACTTGAGAATACATACAG GTGAGAAGCCTTACAAGTGTCCGCATTGTGATTACGCTGGTACTCAGTCGGCGTCCCTCAAGTACCACTTGGAGAGGCACCATCGGGAGAGACAAAATGGAGCGGGGCCACTCTCTGGACAGGCTGCAAGCCAAGAACACAAAGAAGAGACATCAAGTAAAAGTTCTGTGTTTATTAGACCAGATATACTGAGAGGAGCCTTCAAGGGGCTTCCTGGTATTGATTTCCGAAGTGGCATGGTCTCACAACAGTGGGCATCAGGAATGCTGTCTTCTGGAGATCAGCAAGGACAAGCAGCTGGCATGTCATCTGAAGTATCTTCAGAAAATATGAAGGGTTCTGACATATCTTCCAAAGGAACACACTTCTCTGAACTTGGCCGTGCTTACCAGAATATGGTTGGGAACGGCGTGAACTTTCAAGGGTCTTTGCAAGCTTTCATGGACAGCTTTGTCCTAAgttctttgaagaaagaaaaagaaatgaaggataAAGCTCTATCAGATCCACTTTCAGCAAAAGCTCTGGGCTCAGATGGAGGTGAGGAAAAGATCAGTAGCAAGTCCTCCCAGAGAAAAACCGAGAAGTCGCAATATGAACCTCTTGACTTATCCGTAAGGCCAGATGCAGCCTCCCTCCCAGGTTCATCTGTCACTGTGCAAGACAATATTGCTTGGCATGGCTGCTTATTTTGCTCCTTTACCACTTCGTCTATGGAACTAATGGCTCTACACCTCCAGGCCAATCACTTGGGCAAGGCTAAACGTAAGGACAGCATCATAGGGAACAACAAAGAGCAATCTAGAGAAGCTTCAGCCTCAGTTAACAAAGTGAGCTTGCTCTCTGCTTCTGTGCAGTCCAGCAAAGAGGCTGTAGTTTCAAACATGCTTAGCCAGCTGGACTCAGCTTCTGAGAAAATGACCCAAGGACAAAATAAAGAGACCCTGGGAGAGCAAAAGAGTGCTGCCTGGCCCAGCCACATGGAATCCACTTTTTGTAATTTTACAACAGACTTCTATAAGCAGTTTGGTGTTTATCCTGGTGTTATTGGCACAGGAACACAAAATTCTTGCACCAGTAATgaatctgaaataaaaccacagtCTGAAGACGACCCAAATATTCTGCTCTCTGACTCTGTAAATAAAAGTGCTACTGATGACCTTTCTGACATAGCTTCATCTGAGGATATGGAATCTTCCAAGGAGGAAAACATTGAAGATGAGGATATTGAAACAGAACCAGATATTATGAATAAGCAGTTGTCTGCCCTAAACAAGGAAAGCAGTGAAGGAGGCGACAACATACAAAGTGCAGTCACCTCACAACCAGCACAAGGGCTCGTATCGCCACTGCCACAAGCATCAGAAAAGCAGTGGCACAGTCAGAATCTTCTATCCTCCCATGAAACTGCACAAGGAGTGATGAAACCCGAACAAGTTCAGGGTCCGCAGGTCCTGGAGAAGCAGATGAACATGTTGTCAGTCCTAAGAGCTTACAGCTCTGATGGCTTAGCAGCCTTTAATGGACTTGCAAGTAGCACAGCAACTAGTGGATGTATCAAGAGACCTGACTTGTGTGGTAAGTTTTAG